A region of Scleropages formosus chromosome 2, fSclFor1.1, whole genome shotgun sequence DNA encodes the following proteins:
- the eps8l3b gene encoding epidermal growth factor receptor kinase substrate 8-like protein 3b, with protein MFGNSRFTRDSTSSFSSLQSHGSFWEEQRSSSSRPSGKTIYLQRKEYAESMNRQPDNFQYRVQHLFTLEMDGQQVRGVDDCVARLKQLDARGRVWAQDMILEARGVYLQLSDIETKEELETLPLARISDIQAVLDSCTYNSLLMVAVQEGSRSKVFMFQCEEVGAENIRDDLKSTIQHRKGEASNQLQRNQHSIRSDLENILGQEVRRSFRNTEPPPMQPERYVPPPEQPPPQRNDPDREQRLPFAPQEDPRRGREASPLPPYTETDRSVEIFNHIVADLELFMEKVSAAIPMQVKGKKSKQKKGKGAVAMPPTDEFISCLEKIKYGFNIMGKVNGQISNPSAAEFVHILFSTLSFVVSHCPPDLPPSVLIPLLTESTLRLMAQEVTPEEDQLWQSLGDAWNIPRSKWPDGDLLPPYVPEFYDGWRPPSPVQALPNERFVSRSSSQRNQPEQNYGPWDKPPSRSNGPSIYMRVMYDFMARNPQELSVMKGEMVQVLDQSRQWWLVRNNSNQEGHVPHNLLEPLEGDRPPEQPAPRPSTGHQSPPSINMMSSPNDVKAWLEYKGFSQITVRSLGTLTGALLLGMTRDELRAVCPEEGGRVFFHLQGVKSALAVTALKLNQWTMFLKDTNGPLASENGFEAYRGR; from the exons ATGTTTGGGAATAGCCGCTTTACCCGCGATTCCACCAGCAGTTTCAGCTCCCTTCAGTCTCA TGGCTCCTTTTGGGAGGAACAGCGCTCCAGTTCTTCCCGGCCCAGTGGGAAGACCATCTACT TACAGAGAAAGGAGTACGCAGAATCCATGAACAGACAGCCAGACAACTTCCAGTACAGAGTACAG CACCTGTTCACCCTCGAGATGgatgggcagcaggtgagaGGTGTAGACGACTGCGTGGCCCGACTGAAGCAGCTGGACGCCAGGGGCCGTGTTTGGGCTCAGGACATGATCTTGGAGGCCCGGGGGGTCTACCTACAGCTGAGTGACATCGAGACCAAG GAGGAACTGGAGACCCTACCTCTGGCCCGCATCTCCGACATCCAGGCCGTGCTGGACAGCTGCACCTACAACTCCCTGCTGATGGTGGCTGTACAGGAGGGCAGTCGGAGCAAAGTCTTCATGTTCCAGTGCGAGGAGGTTGGG GCTGAGAACATCAGAGATGACCTGAAGAGCACCATCCAGCACAGGAAGGGAGAAGCATCTAACCAGCTTCAGAGGAACCAGCACAGCATCAG GAGCGACCTGGAGAACATCCTTGGCCAGGAAGTCCGACGGAGTTTCCGAAACACTGAGCCACCCCCAATGCAGCCAGAAAGATACGTCCCACCCCCGGAGCAGCCACCTCCACAGCGGAACGATCCAGACCGTG AACAACGTCTCCCTTTCGCCCCTCAAGAGGACCCTCGTAGAGGACGGGAAGCATCTCCTCTCCCCCCgtacacagagacagacagaagtgTG GAAATCTTCAACCACATAGTTGCCGATCTGGAGCTCTTcatggagaaagtgtctgctgccATTCCCATGCAGGTTAAAGGCAAGAAGAGCAAGCAGAAAAAAG GTAAAGGTGCTGTTGCGATGCCACCGACGGACGAGTTCATCTCCTGCTTGGAGAAAATAAAGTATGGGTTCAATATCATG GGGAAGGTGAACGGTCAGATCAGCAACCCGAGCGCCGCGGAGTTCGTTCACATTCTCTTCTCCACTCTGAGCTTC GTGGTATCGCACTGCCCCCCCGATTTGCCCCCCTCTGTGCTCATCCCGCTGCTGACGGAGTCCACCCTCAGACTCATGGCCCAGGAGGTGACTCCCGAGGAGGACCAGCTCTGGCAGTCCCTGGGAGATGCCTGGAACATCCCCAG GTCCAAATGGCCAGACGGAGATCTGCTGCCCCCCTACGTGCCAGAGTTCTACGATGGCTGGCGGCCGCCCAGTCCCGTCCAAGCCCTCCCAAACGAGCGGTTCGTCAGCAGGTCCAGTAGCCAGCGGAACCAACCAGAGCAG AATTATGGACCGTGGGACAAGCCTCCATCACG CTCCAACGGGCCGTCCATCTACATGCGTGTCATGTACGACTTCATGGCCAGGAACCCCCAGGAACTGAGCGTCATGAAAGGAGAAATGGTGCAA GTGCTGGACCAGTCCAGACAGTGGTGGCTGGTGCGAAACAACAGCAACCAGGAGGGTCACGTTCCGCACAACCTGCTGGAGCCCCTGGAGGGGGACAGACCACCGGAGCAACCTGCACCGCGTCCGTCCACGGGTCACCAGTCTCCTCCGTCCATCAACATGATGTCCAGCCCCAATGACGTGAAGGCCTGGCTCGAGTACAAGGGCTTCTCCCAGAT taCGGTGCGCAGTCTGGGCACACTCACTGGCGCCCTGCTTCTGGGCATGACGAGGGACGAGCTGAGAGCCGTGTGTCCCGAGGAGGGCGGAAGGGTCTTCTTCCACCTGCAGGGAGTGAAGTCAGCCCTGGcggtga CTGCTCTAAAACTCAACCAGTGGACCATGTTCCTAAAGGACACAAATGGACCT CTTGCCAGCGAGAACGGGTTCGAGGCCTACCGGGGTCGCTAG